The following proteins are encoded in a genomic region of Magnolia sinica isolate HGM2019 chromosome 1, MsV1, whole genome shotgun sequence:
- the LOC131256706 gene encoding uncharacterized protein LOC131256706 isoform X7, whose amino-acid sequence MSTGRQTVKDLIEEAKKRIVLLLICIFGLSYIMSLTSSSVWVNLPAAASLIVFLRYISFDMEMRKRGAAYNRPPSVENPPEKKSFEIPKIAPENSNWRRKVNSPTVEAAIDQFTRHLVSEWVTDLWYSRLTPDKDGPEELVQIMNGVLGEVSFRARDINLIDLLTRDIINLICNHLELYRVCQAKIGKHETGKMPIGHQDTQLKLVLASENKLHPALFSAEAEHKVLQHLMGGLISLTFKPEDLQCSFFRHTVRELLACAVMRPVLNLANPRFINERIESLVLSSSKKTDKGVTSSQQEGSQNNPSSRTSSDRFSGVLDRSNKGVELVQFKHTHSVTASGEAAKGIANGTVLLKNQKHSVCDLSSSSYQASAVPMIHKLHPTTSNLIPGDAQSSQSKNSSPLGSQCRPSGEWGQMLDVMSRRKTQALAPEHFENMWTKGRNYKKKEGVNQSAKQVIQNSSAGNTMDHLRVTSKHKIQDGTVKAYTSTRNTVYPQHKDSHMVENSYAHIDGNRSTQPIVTSYQGNAEHDPMHLEEDELESESSYPTEDDETSTVTGLDSPVTKVWDSKNNRHAAVSHIRHPLESSDGRSTRKSSKGHIRYQRLSKTHSGRKRFRSSNQKVPIWQEVERTTLSLGDGKDILNASKHDAEADDHDDSDSESPGRVHSGAAASSSAPSISISKACNSSLKSPENSFLEDSFLKLRCEVLGANFVKSGSKTFAVYSISVTDADNNNWSIKRRFRHFEELHRHLKEFSEYNLSLPPKHFLSSGLELSVVQERCKLLDTYLKKLLQLPTISGSIEVWDFLSVDSQTYMFSNSLSIIETLSVDLADKPYEKQTKVQSSMEDINDQLSIKRKEHLGTKSQESTFMPDISELKTRNVKNFSGKSSGKQCKNQFDDHSGSDSDGRLQKNNSSFIKPGKAPKSSERSSDDSPQETSQSLLEAAADPTLPTEASGLLGSQTGLATGHG is encoded by the exons ATGAGTACGGGGCGGCAGACTGTTAAAGACCTCATCGAGGAAGCGAAGAAACGGATCGTGTTATTGCTGATTTGCATTTTTGGACTTTCCTATATCATGTCCT TAACAAGCTCCTCCGTTTGGGTCAATTTGCCTGCTGCCGCCTCCTTAATTGTCTTCCTCCGCTATATCTCATTTGATATGGAAATGCGAAAAAGAGGTGCAGCATACAACAGGCCACCTTCAGTTGAGAATCCACCTGAAAAGAAATCTTTTGAAATTCCAAAGATTGCCCCTGAAAACTCAAACTGGAGAAGAAAGGTGAATTCTCCCACTGTTGAGGCAGCAATCGATCAGTTCACAAGACATCTAGTTTCTGAGTGGGTGACAGATCTGTGGTACTCACGTTTAACTCCCGATAAGGATGGTCCAGAGGAGCTGGTGCAGATCATGAATGGTGTCCTTGGAGAAGTTTCATTTCGTGcaagagatataaatctcattgaTCTTCTTACCAG GGATATTATCAATCTGATTTGCAATCACTTAGAGCTTTATCGTGTATGTCAAGCCAAGATTGGAAAGCATGAGACAGGTAAGATGCCCATAGGTCATCAGGATACACAACTGAAGCTGGTTCTGGCATCTGAGAATAAGTTGCATCCAGCTTTGTTTTCTGCTGAAGCTGAGCACAAG GTTTTGCAGCACTTGATGGGCGGGCTTATCTCTTTAACTTTCAAGCCAGAAGATCTGCAGTGTTCTTTCTTCCGTCATACAGTTAGGGAGCTTCTTGCTTGTGCAGTGATGCGACCTGTCTTGAACTTAGCTAACCCAAG GTTTATTAATGAAAGGATTGAATCTTTGGTTCTTTCTTCTAGCAAGAAGACTGATAAAGGAGTTACATCATCACAACAAGAGGGATCCCAAAACAATCCATCTTCAAGGACTTCATCTGATCGTTTTTCTGGGGTTTTGGACCGTTCAAATAAAGGTGTTGAACTTGTGCAGTTTAAGCACACTCATTCTGTAACTGCTTCAGGTGAAGCTGCAAAAGGAATTGCTAATGGAACTGTTCTCTTGAAGAATCAGAAACACTCTGTGTGTGATTTATCATCGAGCAGTTATCAAGCTAGTGCAGTGCCTATGATTCACAAACTGCACCCTACCACATCAAATCTTATACCAGGTGATGCCCAATCATCTCAGTCCAAGAATTCTTCGCCCTTGGGTTCCCAATGCCGACCAAGCGGAGAGTGGGGTCAGATGTTAGATGTGATGTCCCGCAGAAAAACTCAAGCTCTTGCCCCAGAGCATTTTGAAAATATGTGGACAAAAGGGCGCAACTACAAAAAGAAGGAAGGTGTTAACCAGTCAGCCAAGCAAGTTATACAGAATTCCTCGGCTGGGAATACTATGGATCACTTGAGGGTGACATCCAAGCACAAGATACAGGATGGAACAGTCAAGGCTTATACTTCTACGAGAAACACTGTTTATCCTCAGCATAAAGATTCACACATGGTAGAAAATTCATATGCCCATATTGATGGGAACAGGTCAACTCAACCTATTGTCACATCATATCAGGGAAATGCTGAGCATGATCCCATGCATTTGGAGGAGGATGAACTGGAGAGTGAGAGCTCTTACCCGACCGAAGATGATGAAACTAGCACTGTCACAGGGCTTGATTCACCTGTAACCAAagtttgggatagtaaaaataacAGACATGCTGCAGTTTCACATATACGGCATCCTCTTGAAAGTTCTGATGGCCGTTCGACTAGAAAGAGCAGTAAAGGTCATATTCGATACCAGAGATTATCTAAAACACATTCTGGAAGGAAAAGATTCAGGTCAAGCAATCAAAAGGTTCCCATCTGGCAAGAGGTTGAAAGAACAACTTTGTCGTTGGGAGATGGCAAAGATATTCTGAATGCATCAAAACATGACGCAGAAGCGGATGATCATGATGATTCTGACTCAGAATCGCCAGGTAGAGTTCATAGTGGAGCAGCTGCTTCTTCGTCTGCACCATCTATTTCTATATCCAAAGCTTGTAATTCATCTCTGAAGTCTCCCGAAAACTCCTTTTTGGAAGATTCATTCCTGAAGTTGAGATGTGAG GTCTTGGGTGCCAATTTTGTGAAGAGTGGTTCTAAAACATTTGCTGTGTATTCCATCTCTGTGACAGATGCAGATAATAATAACTGGTCAATTAAAAGAAG GTTCCGTCATTTTGAGGAGCTACATCGGCATCTTAAAGAATTCTCAGAGTATAATCTTAGTTTGCCACCGAAACATTTTCTGTCATCTGGCCTAGAGTTGTCTGTTGTTCAAGAAAGGTGTAAATTGCTTGACACATACTTGAAG AAGCTACTTCAGCTTCCAACTATATCCGGATCCATAGAAGTTTGGGATTTCCTTAGTGTGGATTCCCAG ACATACATGTTCTCAAATTCCCTTTCTATCATCGAAACATTATCAG TTGACCTAGCTGATAAGCCATATGAAAAGCAAACAAAGGTTCAGAGTTCAATGGAGGACATAAATGACCAGTTAAGCATCAAAAGGAAGGAACACCTAGGAACCAAGAGTCAGGAATCTACTTTCATGCCAGATATTTCAGAATTGAAGACCAGAAATGTTAAGAACTTTTCAGGAAAAAGTTCTGGAAAACAGTGTAAAAATCAATTTGATGATCATTCAGGGAGTGATTCAGATGGTAGGTTGCAAAAGAATAATTCTTCATTCATCAAGCCTGGAAAAGCTCCAAAaagttcagagagaagttctgatGATAGTCCACAAGAGACATCTCAGTCACTTCTTGAAGCTGCCGCTGACCCTACCCTTCCTACTgag GCGTCAGGCCTTTTGGGTAGCCAAACAGGTCTTGCAACTGGGCATGGGTGA